In Oryza sativa Japonica Group chromosome 8, ASM3414082v1, the sequence TTGAGTTAGCTGGGCTGGTTTGTTTTGGTTTTAGATGGGCCACTTCAAGTTCGAGGCCCATGAATAACTTGGGCCCAAAGCTAACTGTGAGGAGAACATAACTGGGCCGAACATGTGGGCCTGAAGACTTGGAAGTTCTCAGATAGATGATGGGCCGGACAAGGACAAAGGAGGCAAAGTACataaatattctttgtgccaTTTCTGGAAAGGAAACTCCAATTCTTTAATAATTTTAGCggtggaattaaaaaaagatatgGCCCATACCATatattacatactccctccgtcctataaaaaactagtactggatgtgacacatcctcaTCACATTCTAATACTATTAATCTGGATATACTTTTGtttagattcattgtattagaatatgtcacatcctgtactagattcgtttttttcggaatagagggagtacactTTATTCATTCACGAATCTTGAAAAGGGATTATTATTGCAAAGAATGTCTAGTATTGTAGCTGGAAAAGGTAGAACATTTTCCAAACACAATTTGGCGCACATATGCGCGCCACATGTAAGTTTCAATATTCCCAGTGAGAATCAACTGCCCATAGTCTTAAAAAAAACCGCCCACAACATGATCATCTCCTTGCCTGCTTTACCAATATTCTTAGCTGACCTGAAAGGTTATTATCTTGTCTTTTGAAGGGTATAAGAAAATTGTCTTGCAAAATTGACTCAGTTATAAAATCCATGATTAATATCGAACTGAAAAGTTTTCAGGTATTCACTTCGGAAAAAATATACCTGAAAAGTTTTCGCAAAGGGAATAAAATACGGTATCAAAGTTTAGTTCCCCTACCCTTACGGACTACTCCTttcgtttcaagttataagacgttttgactttggtcaaagtcaaactgcttttaaGTTTAACAaactttgtagaaaaaaataataaaatttgcaacccaagacaaattgattatgaaaatatattaattattgatttgatgaaactaatttagtattataaatattacaatatttgtctataaacttagtcaagcttaaaacagtttgactttgaccaaagtcaaaacgtcttttAAAACGGTCAAAAACGTcttttaagacggagggagtattcattATCACGGGCAAACAGTACGATTTTTCCTAGTATTTcttagaattattttttaaaatcaaaactttaactttaatttataataatatGTTGTTATTCGTTTTAAGCGGCAGTTTCAGCCATAATCCATAACAACTTTAGAACACATAGAGTTTGAGGAAACTCCAACCatagtatataattttttgtCGATTTCAAACAATACCATAAAATTTCGATTTCAAGGGTATCAATTAATATCACATATTGAACCAAAATTATAGCGCAGTACTACTTTTATTGTCCCATTAGAAAGTCGTATGGAACTTATCACAAACATACATCGTAAGCTCCACGTTAGTTATAGAATTTCGAGCTCCTTCGAAACGCAGAAATTCCACAGAAATCAGTCCAATTCCCACGAAATTCCCGCAAAATTCCTCCATTCCAAAGGCGGCCTTGATACGTTCATTTCGAAAGGGAAAAGTTCCATGTTCTAAATCAAGACTACAGCTCACATGCTTTAGGGCTTTACATCCATTTAATTTCCCTGTAGTTGCAAGGCCAAAAGATCAAGAGAACACATCAGATTGACTCAGCAATCCAAAAACAAGCAATGATCCAAACATATCTTCACTGTCACGATGCATCtgtctgcatttttttttcaagaatccCTGAGCCGCTTTCTCATGAGGCTCCAGAGAAAGCCACAAGAATCTGCAACTTTAACACTTGCAGCAAAAACAACCATAAAGTTTCAGAATGCCCAGCTCCTGGTTTCAGATTTAGCAGCTTTGGCTGATGATTAACGAGAGGTTTCAGAGATTACACCCTGAAAAAATCCAATCCACAAACTGTTATTACCGATGTAATTACTCAACAAGTACAGAAACAGCTATAGCGTTTCTGACGACCTAAAGCAGTAGGACACGATGGTCGATGGAATAAAGGCTCAGCTCAGCGAAAGACTCAAGAAGCTTCGCTGCAAAAAAACTCTcctctcatttcagaggaataAATCCTCGTTGATCGATTGCTTGCCTTCTATGCGATCTTGTTCGTTGCTTGCGGCTTTAATTCATCCATCAATCGATTGATCTCTGAACTTTCTGAGAAGCAGAGAGGAGGTAGCTTGACAGCAGCTGCTTCTCGCATgtacaagaagaagaagctgagGTTCTTAGCCACCGTCGTCATCGCTGCTGCATCACATGGGCGGCGTGATCGGAGCGTTATTCCGCGGTGGTGGTCACCGTCGTGAGATGCACAGAGCGCCGATGAACCAGCCgggatacggcggcggcggcgagaaccACCGGAGGGCGATGCTGACCAAGAAGTACTCGTACATACCTGACAACTACCAGTCTCTCGATCAGGTGGATGAACACGACGAGATCACTGATAAATAGACCAAATATTGTGATTGAttaagcttctttttttttgcatgtttctGCTTCTGAATTGCTGATCGAATCAATGCCTGAACaacaaattgatttttttttcttcaggtgACAGCGGCTCTGCGAGATCAAGGGCTCGAGTCGTCGAACCTGATACTTGGCATAGACTTCACCAAGAGCAACGAATGGACAggtagattttttttaggagaaataaatatattttttcgatAATAATGTCCTAACTGTATCTTCACCAAGAACTCCTTGGTCCTTGCTCGATCTGATCTGATTATTTCAACTGCTCATGTTCTTGCCTGCATTGCTCTGAAAGTTCTGAATTATCTGTGTGTATTCAGGGAAGCGTTCGTTCAGTGGGCAGAGCCTGCACAAGATAGGCAGCACACCAAATCCATATGAGCAAGCCATCAGCATCATCGGCAAGACATTGGCACCTTTCGACGATGATAATCTCATCCCATGCTTTGGCTTCGGCGACGGTAAGAGGCTCAAATTTGTGCTAGATGTTCAAGAATTGTAAACAAAATTTGTGCAGAACTTAGACATTTGAGGAAAAAAACATATGATCATATGATAGATGTTCATTGTCTTCTTTGTTGTCTGAAGAATTGTGCTGTTCTTTTTTCCCATTGCAGCAACCACACATGACTACAATGTGTTCAGCTTCCATCCTGACAACTCACCCTGCCATGGATTCGAGGAGGTCCTATCATGCTACAAGAAGATTGTGCCACACCTCAGGCTATCTGGTGATGATCCAATCTATTCACATCTCTGAAAAACCTTCTGCATTGTGCATTGACCTGCAGAAAACTGAACTGTCACTGACAATTCAACTGGTGAAATTGTGTGCAATTTGCAGGGCCTACCTCTTTCGCGCCGATCGTCGAGGCGGCCGTCGACATTGTTGACAGGAGTGGAGGACAGTATCATGTTCTTGTCATCGTTGCTGATGGACAGGTTCTCTCCTTGAAATGAAGAACACTTCTGCAAAGTCACACTGACTCACTCTCTAGTAGAATTCACTCAGTCTGgtaataaaaaaatttgtggCAAAATTCAGGTGACTAGGAGTGTTGATACAAGCGATAATGATCTGAGCCCCCAGGAGAGGAGGACAGTGGACTCCGTTGTCATGGCAAGGTATACACAAACTGCAAAGTTTCAGATTAATTTCAGACTTGCAAAAAGACATTGGTTAAATTtacttaagaaaaaaatatttttctttttcaattgTTGATTGATCTACTCAGCTCCTACCCTCTATCCATTGTTCTTGTTGGAGTTGGAGATGGCCCATGGGAAGACATGCAGAAGTTCGACGACAAGATCCCGGCTCGCCAGTTCGACAACTTTCAGGTTAACCTCTGAATCTCATCACCATAAACTGAATCTTGGAGATGAATTGATCACAATGCAATGCAGATTAAACATGCAATAATGCAATGGTTACTTAATTGTTTTGTGCAGTTTGTGAACTTCACGTCGATCATGTCGAGGAGCACGACGCAGCAGCAGAAAGAGTCGGCGTTCGCCTTGGCGGCTCTCATGGAGGTGCCCATCCAATACAAGGCCACCATGGAGCTCGGCATCCTAGGGTAAGTCTTAACGTTTGTGCCGAGACGTTTTACAATGGTCTCTGCTAGTAGTAGAATTAATCTGGaccgttcatttttttttctaatataatgGATCATATCTATCAGTAGAGCGTGTTCTAACCGGATGATTAGATAGATTATGGACTTAAGAAAATTGCTCATCTGGTGCTGTGGATAGATTAACTGTTAGTACAAAGctaacaaatactccctccatcaaaaaaaaaaaaacctaggaTTGGGTTGTGTCCAGATTCAAATTCAGGATTgagattttttttggatggagggagtagttcataAGAAATTATCTAAGAAGCACTTACGCATAAGGCTTTTGGAGAAATCGTACTTTTAGAAGCATGGCACGAATAATATTCAGATTCAGATTTTTTATCTCGGTTTCAGttagcacacttttcaaacaaCTAAATGGTTTGTTTCGTCCAAAAACTTTATAcataaaagttactttaaaatatcaaatatatccatttgtcaaatttgtaataattaaaacttaattcatcatatgctaatgacttTCCCGTTTTACGCGCTAACTTAATCTTCATCAGTTTTAAACACCACTTAATTCAtacccctccgtttcacaatgtaagtcattatagtattttcacattcatattgatgtaacatcaatataaatgtgggaaattttagaataacttatattatgaaatggaggaagtacatcCAATAGCTGGTCAACATTGCTGTTTCTACTCTTCTTCACCTGATGATTTATTTTGTGATGCTGCTCCGAAGCCGGTCGACGGGGAAGGCTAAGAGGATCatgcctgctccgccgccgctgccgtcggcggcggggaggcagcCATCGCTGAGGAGGGAagacagcgccgccgccaccgctgccgccgccccaccGTCACCAAGAGAGGATCAAGTAGAGCAAATTGCCATAGTTTCATCAagagttctttttttccttgtaaTTTAGGTTTGACCAAGATTTGACTCACACATCACCTGCTGCTTGTTCTTGCAGGTGTGCCCAATCTGCCTGACCAATGCCAAGGACTTGGCATTTGGGTGTGGCCACATGGTAAACTGAAAATTCAGACTAATTCAGAGTTTTCTTTTTTAACCTCTTAACAGATGATGAAATCTATTCAAATATGTAGAAACATTTGTTTGATCGGATTGTTTCTGACATGCAAAATTGTAGAGAAAAAACATTTGTTTGATTGGATTCTCTTTCTTTGTGAAAACAACAGTGCTGCAGGGAATGTGGGGAGAGCCTGACCAAATGCCCAATTTGTCGACAGACGATTCGGTCCAAGCTGAGGCTGTACTCAGGATGATCAAATGCTTATGGACTGATGGAATGGAGCTTAAATCTGTTCTTAATGTACAGAATGCATGAACATATCGTTTGTGAGAAATACTCAAATCAAATGCATGCATTGGATTTGTGCTGCGAGATAGGGGACCAAACGAATGATTAGATTTGTTTTTGGTTTTGTTCATGTTGATTTGTAACAAAAGAATCAAGAATGTGGTGTGGGGTAAAGCTAGCTCCATGTGCATAAGTTTTCTTCTGTCTTAGCTCCTTGTATAGTTACTGCGAAATAGAACGAATGACATACAATGATACAACggggaaataaataaataaataacttGAGGAGAGGAAAaccgtaatttttttttcttatgttgCTTGGGGAGATTTGCCTCTGTGATGAAAACAATAGATTTCTTTTTGTGTATATTTGTTTATATCAAATTGTGAATTTTGAGTTATGTACTACTACTGAGTATTGTCTGGAGTTTGACCAATTATATTCTGCTAGTTATCTACTGGGATTTCTTGTAACCGTCCTGATGATAAATAGTAGCAATGCTGCAATGCACTGAGCCATTATTCTCGCAAATAAATGGGACATAAATTGGATTGATTTGAAGACCAACCGTTTCTGCAGCACGCCCTTTCTgttgcttcttcctcctcccttatATATTACCTTCAGCGTTTCCTCGTGCAAAGAATTCCAAACAAAGAGCCCAAATCAttacgctgctgctgcttcttctgaCGCATCATAATACAGAGAAAGAAGCTCATTGCATTCTCAGGTtcagaaagaaggaaaagagatgGCTTCAGCTACTGCCTCATTGCTCACATGCTTCTTTGCTCTCGCACTCTTCATGCTGCACAGCAACGGTACACATCTCTCACTTACAGCCTACTTTTCTTCATCAAacattttttctattgttttTGAAATCAGATGAGATTTTGTCTGCTCAAAATAATCAGCTCCATGTTTTCCAATCCTCATTCTCTCAACAAAATGCTCCACAATCTGTATtccatgcagcagcagcagcagcagcagcagcacccaGCCTATACCATAGCCAggtaaacaaacaaacaaacaaacaattcTCAGTTCTCATCAAGAAATTTCAGTTCTCCTTAATTCTGCAGCAATGCAAACAAACCCAGAATGGCAGCATCATATGATCTTGCCATGCTCATCAACTGTTCTTGCCTGAAACTGAGCAAAACCTGCAGTCATCCAAGACATGGTGTGTCGCAAATCCAGCAGCCAGCGAGGATGCTTTGAGGGCTAACCTGGAGTTCGCCTGCTCGGAGAGCGACTGCGCCGCCATCCAGGGCACCGGCGGATGCTCCTTCCCCGACGACGATGGCAGCCTGCCGACGCGGGCGTCGGTCACCATGAACGCTTACTACCAGGCCAGGGGGAGGAACTCATGGAATTGCTTCTTCAACGGCACTGGCCTCATCACCATCACTGATCCCAGTAAGTATTAGCCTCTTCAAAGCTTGCTTCACTTGCTGTTTCTTTCACCTGAATCCTGCAAATTTACATGGCTTTCTTGCCAACCTTTGCAGGTTCTGGCAATTGCAAGTATGCCTGAGTTGAGAGTTTGCTCCAAGTTAGCCAGCCAATCTCTGGAGCTTGACAAATAAAGTTTTCAAGGGATGTTTTGTTTGTCCAAGTGCCCCTAGAAAATATGGTGTTCTATATTTCAGTGTCAGAGTTGCTAGAATTCAAGTCATGTTTAGCCTCAATGtttgggtaatctttagagagGAATGCTTTATACCGAGATAATATTGTTCCATATCTTCAGTGCAGTTCTTCAAAGTTCAAAGAGTATGAATCCTAGGCATGTCTTAATTGTATTTGCATAGCACTATATGGTCCTGTGCTGCTGTGAACGAACAGTGGCCCAACTATAATAAATAAACATGAAGTTATGCTCAAATTATTTCAGATTAAACGAACCAGCTTGAAACTATTCAAGTTACTGTAAATTACAGTGCTAGGTTTAATTCCTAATCCAACAAGTACTACTGGAATATTGTTGAGCATCAGCTAACTTGATACTAAAACTGAGTCTACATGTAGCATCGGCAGCTGGCATTCACATCTCCACCTTCATCTGTTCATGACTCCAAAATGGGTTCCGTTACCTGATATGACAGGAAAGCAAACATAAGTCATTTTAGTGATACTACGATCATACGTAACAACACTGTGTTGGAATTTTCTGATCAACAGAAAGACAAGCCCCCAGAGGGTTTTATGAAAGCATCTTGCGAGGGATTAATATAACAGGTCAACATCCACCATAATTATGTTTTGTTCAGGCCATCATCGTACATAAACTACATAAACCAATAATTGATCATGGACATGATGCCAACAGCCATCTAGTAAATGGTGCATGTAGAATATTGTACTGCAAAAAGCACCATAAGAACAAAATTGTTATCAGTATCCTGACTTCCTGATAATACAGTGTACCAAGTTTGGGAAGTCAAGCGGATTATACAGCTGGTCACAAAATAATCCCATATCATAAGCGCAAGCATAATTTTTTGCAAGCACAAAAAAAGCTAAAGATTTATTGAGATAGTGAAGGGAGAAATCCAAACTTACATTGATAACTATTACTCTGGCTTCTTCAAGTTTATACAATGATCTGTAGCTTCATTAAAAAGAGCCTCAACTTGCTTCAGCTCCAGCTCTACAAAAGCAACAAGACATGTAAAACACTGGACTTGTAAATAATCAGTTGTAACATGGTGAGGAATTATATAATGAAGGCAAAATATTCCAAGAATGTAATAGCAAAGCATACCAGCAGCTTCCAGTTGTTTCTGAAGCTCTGTGCCTACAACTTCATTCTCTGCCTGCGCATTTCAAATTCATAAGCATTTTAGCTGCAGGACACAAGTATCATGAATACTGATACTATGGCAGGACATGCTGCCGAGCGTCTGCTAAACCTTCATTCAGAAGAAAGCAAGCGACTAAGGAGGACAACCTTAGTATGAAACTCCATCCACAAGgcgtaggaaaaaaaaaacagaaggaaACATGCACAAAGATACCATCTTCACAAGACACTAGCTTAATGTCACCCTTTCACAATGTACTGCTCAGAGGGCAAAACTGAGACATACCTGTAGCTCTTTAATTCTTTTCAGCTGATCCTCTTCAGATGATAGTGGCAACGCAGAAACAAGAGCATCAAACTgcataaaaaaaccaaaaaaaaaagagaacggTATTGGAAACAGTAGCTAGTAGCACATTTCAAGTGTACTCTCAGATGCAAAGTTTGCCCTCTGGAGACAGAGGTTGGTGTGCTGCATACCATCATCCCACCTACATTTTGCGAGGAACAGTACAAAGATTGGTGTGATCCACATCATCGTCAACCCTTCTTTGCGAGGAATAATATGAGTGAAGCTCCTATTTTGCAGATCCATTCAAAATTATCTCGAGAGGGCTAAAAAACAGCACAATGCAACTAAAGTACTCTACCACACTACATGAACAATCTCACTATAGAAGATATGATTCTGTAAGTAGAAGaattttcaaagaaccaggcaCCCTGACCGTGGTTGCAATCACACAAAAATGCTAAGGCTGGTCACACCAAAAATTACAGTCCAAGCCCTAAAGCGTCAGACCCCAAGAACCAGCAGGCACTCAGGCATTTCATCGAGCAGGTGGCAAGCAGAGAAGATAAGCGACGGAAGACGCGTACCTTCttggcggcgaggacgagcgCGTGGCTCATGGCCTTGGGATGCTCGGCGAGGTCGAGCGCGGGCGGCTGGGCCTGCGCCGGCGGAGCCTGTGCCTGCGCAGCcggagctcccgccgccgccgccgccgccgctccaggcTGCGGCTGGGCGGGGTCGTCGGGGTTAGGGtttgctgctgcggcggcggcggggttgaGCGGGTCCGGGTAGTTGTTGGAGAGGCGGACCGGCGGCGCGTCCCGCTGCAGCGTCCCGAAGGTGTtcaccgccaccatcgccatcTCGTTCAGCTGCTCCTGCAGCTGCGAGATGATGTCCATCTCCGGCGATCTCgtccccctcctcgccgccggcgacctcctcctcctcctcttctccctctccttctctctcctcctcctctctatcCACCAAGGCCCAATTACATCTAGGCCCATCAAAGAAAACTGGTGGGCCCAGCACATCGACAGTGCGCAAGCCACTCTCTGACTGGCACGTGGGCCCATGGCTAGCTTGATTACGAAGGAACCAAGGGACCCCACGCGGAAAATTGCATCACATCACCACCACGCGTCCAGATCTGATCCACACACAAATGGATCGGACGGCCCAGGATTAAACCAAACTATTACTAACAATTAACTCACCCGATTAGTTAACACTAATTGAATCGGACTTGGACTCTAATCTAGACTAATATAAAAAGCACGAGTTGTTTAGTGTAATTAACACCATGATTGCAATTAGCGCCGGATTAATCCTGCGGTTACAATTAGCACCGGATTAACACCGCGTCTTGCTCCGAAAAAAGAAACTGCACGCCAAAAAGAACGAAAAAAAGAACGCACGCCAgccacgccgcccgcctcacCTGCCGCCCGCGTGACTTCCCACCTCGCCTCACCCGACCATGccaggcctcgccgccgccgacaatgTGACTTCCCACCTCGCCTCACCCGACCATGccgggcctcgccgccgccgccgaccatgaGCCTCACCCGCCGCCCGCGTGACTTCCCACCTTGCCTCACCCGACCATGccgggcctcgccgccgccgaccatgaGCGAACTCCACGAGCAGCGCCAGCGACCGACCCACGCTGCCCGGATCGGAGGCGAAGGACAACAGCCCGGGGCCGCCTTCATCGACGCCGTGCGCGCCCAGTCGATCCACGggagcgcggccgcggccgcagaGGCGGCGGGGGAGCGGTAGGTGATGACGTGGACGCGGCTCCTCGTGCTACCGGCgagcgggacaggaggaggaggaggagcgcgagggcggacgcggcggccgcggccacggAGGGAGCCTATCATGGAGGAAATGgtctgaggaggaggaggagctaggGTTGTCGCAGCCTCTTCAATGGTGATCTCCTGCAGGAGGCGAACGGGAGCAAGTATCAGCAGCAGAAGCTGGGTGGTGTGCCCTCGTCGCAGCCGCATCATCTGAATGTGAGTGACTCCACAAGAACGAGAACCCTGAATTGAATCTGACATTTACCATTGTTCTTGCATCATTCATCCAGTGGTAACGTTTTACATGTCTTGGATTGTTGGATGACATTGATTTCAACACTGGAAAATTGTTGTTTTTTGCTTCGGGACAGCAGCAAGTTACCCCAGCATTGACAGCCTGCAGATCGACCACAAGCCGGCGACTGCGGCGGGACGCCAGTTCGGctcggcctcctctcctcctcctccgccgccgccgcctccgaacCATCCCCAACGTCATCCCCTCCGAgcacggccgcgccgccgaccacgcgggcttcctcgacgccgtcgacccTCTCctgaatctctctctctctctctctctctctctctttctgaaTCACCCACATACGAATCAATTTAGAGATTTACCCCCATTGTTGCATCTATTAACTGATGAGTTAGGAGATTTACTGAATCTGATTTCTGCCTGTTCAGTAGATAAGGTATTGATGAAGCAGCTTGGATGCTAAGGCAGTGTTTGGCAAATGTCTAAGGGAAATAATTTCTCACCCCTCTTTAAATcttaaccattcattctccctcatacatttaatcctaactcttcattcatttcccaatcccaatctcacccctcatttcccattatccaaacacaccctaaagggTTGAGGCACACCCATATATTgcagtagtatatttttataatggAAATGTGTTAAGGGGTAAGTCAACATGTACCATACCTTTAGATAATTTTGTATCATTTGCCTGTACAATGCAAATCATGGAAGTTTTGCTGTAATTTTTGTCATTGGTTTTTCATGAATTTAGGGTGAGTTCAGCAAGTTATAAGGTTGATCAGAATTACTGCCACTTATGGCATTAAACTTTAAGTTTGAATGGCAAGGGGTGTGGGCTGGCAGCATGATTTGAATAATTCCTCCTAAGGCCACAAAACAATTGGTCTTCCCAGTTTGGTTGGTTGGTGGTCCGAGGATGAAAATCAATTAGAATTTTGTGTATGGAGTTTTTTCTTTGAATTTTGAGTATTTATCATTTTTCGTTGTTGATGAGTGAATGTTAGTATCAAGTATTAGTGATAGCAAGATTAACAAACCGCGCTACCAGCTCAACATTGTTCCTCAATCACTGTCTGTGTTGTCACTGCCTTATCGACTTGGCAATGGAAAACAATATATCAAAAGTATTTTGTGTTGTAGATATTTTCTTAATCATTATAGATTATGAATTACTAGgacttacatatatatatatatatatatatatatatatatatatatatatatatatatatatatatatatgtatgtatattctAGACCTAGGTCATATTTACACAATACACGTAGATAAATAGATTCTTATACTTATAATATGCTCAATTCAATTTATGTTGAGCACaacgtgccttgcacgtgcatATTCACTAGTTAATATAAGGaacgggtgggacccacgcggAACGACCACGCGTCCAGATCAGATACACACAGAGCGGATCGGACGGTCCGAGATTTAACCAAATTATTAACAATTATTAATTCACCCGATTAATTAGCGCTAATTGTAATCGGATTCGGAGTCTAATCTGGCAGCGCACGGGTGGGCGCGCCAGCCTATATAAGGGCTCGCCGCGGGGAGCAGATGGACAGATCGCTCGATGGACGCAgccatggccgcctccgcctccggtgAGAAGAAGCGTCAGGCTCAGCCGCAGCCGAGCTCGtcgtccggcgccggcgccgtcgtcgtcgccggcggcggggcggcgcagCAGATCATCTTGTTGCACCGGACGCTGCACATGGAGTTGCTGAAGGAGGCGggcgagatggcggcggcgtgcggcggcgacgtccaCGCCATCGTGTTCTTCCCCGGCGGGTCGCGCGCCGAGTACCACACGTTCCGCGGCGCGCccatcgcggcggcgcgggcgcgggcggtggcgaggcggaggcgcgaggcggaggcggcggcggcggcgctgcggggGGTGGTCGCGATGGACGTGTcggggatggcggcggaggaggtggaggcgcacCGCCGGAAGCTGCTGGCGCTCAAGGCCGCCGTGGTCCGCAAGCTGCAGGAgaaggccgccgcggcggtggcgaacgtcgccgccggcgacgacgacgacgccggccgcagCAACAAGATTAGGAAGATAGAGTGATTCATTAGTGGCGGCGGACATAACAATGTAATTAGTTACTAATAACTTCAATTGGCATCATGGATGATTTTTGTGCAGTCTATTCGCCAACTTTGTAATTACCCCGATTCAATTCATTCAATTCATTGTGATCAATTCGTCAAATTTGTAATTACTTCATCCTGAATTTTCTCTGAACCCACAATTATAATCGCAAGATTAAAAAAAGGAGCGCCCAATTAGTTCTCCGTATTACGGCAA encodes:
- the LOC4344608 gene encoding E3 ubiquitin-protein ligase RGLG4, whose product is MGGVIGALFRGGGHRREMHRAPMNQPGYGGGGENHRRAMLTKKYSYIPDNYQSLDQVTAALRDQGLESSNLILGIDFTKSNEWTGKRSFSGQSLHKIGSTPNPYEQAISIIGKTLAPFDDDNLIPCFGFGDATTHDYNVFSFHPDNSPCHGFEEVLSCYKKIVPHLRLSGPTSFAPIVEAAVDIVDRSGGQYHVLVIVADGQVTRSVDTSDNDLSPQERRTVDSVVMASSYPLSIVLVGVGDGPWEDMQKFDDKIPARQFDNFQFVNFTSIMSRSTTQQQKESAFALAALMEVPIQYKATMELGILGRSTGKAKRIMPAPPPLPSAAGRQPSLRREDSAAATAAAAPPSPREDQVCPICLTNAKDLAFGCGHMCCRECGESLTKCPICRQTIRSKLRLYSG
- the LOC4344609 gene encoding major pollen allergen Ole e 10 isoform X2, which produces MASATASLLTCFFALALFMLHSNAAAAAAAPSLYHSQSSKTWCVANPAASEDALRANLEFACSESDCAAIQGTGGCSFPDDDGSLPTRASVTMNAYYQARGRNSWNCFFNGTGLITITDPSSGNCKYA
- the LOC4344609 gene encoding major pollen allergen Ole e 10 isoform X1, whose protein sequence is MASATASLLTCFFALALFMLHSNAAAAAAAAPSLYHSQSSKTWCVANPAASEDALRANLEFACSESDCAAIQGTGGCSFPDDDGSLPTRASVTMNAYYQARGRNSWNCFFNGTGLITITDPSSGNCKYA
- the LOC4344610 gene encoding mediator of RNA polymerase II transcription subunit 21 translates to MDIISQLQEQLNEMAMVAVNTFGTLQRDAPPVRLSNNYPDPLNPAAAAAANPNPDDPAQPQPGAAAAAAAGAPAAQAQAPPAQAQPPALDLAEHPKAMSHALVLAAKKFDALVSALPLSSEEDQLKRIKELQAENEVVGTELQKQLEAAELELKQVEALFNEATDHCINLKKPE